aggaagccggctattttgatttgaatgtggatttttggaaaaatcaggctgtaaacaaattcacactccttctaagaacaacaaggtattcacaccaaacttttttaacatgaagagaagattctgaagatgttaaattgcgagcataTTTGGGATAttttgaacggtgttgacgtggtgattttttaaagatgtagtaaaaaacataaccgtaattttttcatatctttaaagtgcagcatccaaactctttaaaactttttttcacacacaGATCTACtcattctgagcaagtgatgTTAATATCAATTTATTCCAAGCTtccatgaattaaagaaaattaaaaaaagaaatcagaaacctgctgtcactgagtctctgtgtgtgtgcgttagagatgcgcggatgggctcaaacgtcacccgaatccgcagcttcaaataaattatccgcccgctacccacccgcacctatacttttctctgatttagctaaccgcacccgacccgcacccgatcgtcatattatactttttttattcttagttttgcatgatgatatgaggaatggatggttcattttaacagcagattgattcatctgatctgcacatcgctgtGCACTCAAATACTTTTAATCACTcgtgattttaagccaaatccacgcTGAAAAGAATAACGTTATGTTCTGACATCTGGACGCGACTCTTCACAATCTCTGATGAAATCGTCcgggttttctctgtattagaTCCATATGAATGCATACTGGATGCTTGGACTTAACTTTAGGAAtattctgatcgtaaaaatctgcttctttacATTGTTAAGGTATTGatttcgttataatgtactgattcaaataagtaatcaataatatgtattattataccACTGCGCATCTCTCCTTACATGCTCTTGCgcagtggcggctggtgctaaaaaatTTTAGGGGGGCGCACCAAAAAATGAATCACACTGTTAATGCAGGCAGCAGGACTGAAGCATGAAATAAGATACTGAATCTGTGAATTTGAGTTTGGGTgtattatcagtaaagtaataattaaacatttgtaatcattcaaaaaatattagccacttatattaatgtgattcagagatgaaggccATACTAATAATGTTAaccacacgagggagccacaggatagatctcagtttaaagacaaagtcaaattaaattgatttgtagtaaaacattgcatataaattcATTTTCATAAAGTCTAatatagtccaatataataagtaactgttatgcaaaaactactaaatatttaattatgtaaATCCTAAATACTTATAGACCAGTAATTTTCTTAACCTAATTATAATGGTATTGACTATATATTTGTCAAGTTGTTAGACATAACTGaatgtatgtccaattaaagaaggaacactatatatatatatatatatatatatatatatatgtgtgtgtgtgtgtgtgtgtgtgtgtgtgtgtgtgtgtgaccctggaccacaaaaccagtcttaagtcgctggggtatatttgtagtaatagccaaaaatacattgtatgggtcaaaattattgatttttcttttttgtcaaaaatcattaggaaattaagtaaagatcatgttccatgaagattttttgtaaaattcctactataaatatatcaaaatgtaatttttgattaataatatgcattgttaagaacttaatttggacagctagtattcagtatttagatttttttgcacccttggattccagattttcaaatagatgtatctcggccaaatattgtcctatcctaacaaaccatacatcaataaaaagcttatttattgagctttgatatgatgtatatatctcagttttgtcaaatttaaccttatgactggttttgtggtccagggtcacacacacacacacacacacatatatatatatatatatatatatatagaatttttttttatatatattgtgcttataataatactaacataaacactcacaatttacttgaatAAAGACATCTATTGTGTTACTGCATAATCTACACAAACCATTGTGCCTGTACCCCTATGATCGAGTTAAACTGCATTGATCTCACCGAATTTGGTGGAAACTGCTCTTCGCTCGTTAAATTCGCCATAATTTATCTGATTGACCGTGcctcaaaagaaaaaaactttaaatctCGCGGTATTTTCTGCTGCTTGGGGCAGAATTTTCAGCGCCCCAAAACCATAAAATTCAGAGAGACTGATTGGccgcatatttattaattttcccTAACAACAGTACATGACTGGCTATTTGGCTGCACTGCAGGGGCGCTTTTTCTCAGCGCCCCATGACAGAAACGATACAAATCTGTCTGTGGAAATTCACTGGTGAATGAATTTCACTAGGTGGGAAATGTTGTATATGTTATTCATATCGCATGTAGCCACATACTGGTGGGTAAAATCgaatttaaaaacttaatttgtaaaaatatatttgacatttttagcCCCTCTTATCAGGGAGGGCGGTgccccagcgccccctatggGCGGGCCGCTActgatatgtgtatatatgtaaatatttatcaTAATATATTATGTcataatgttatatttataaaaagttacatgttatagtttatttatcttaatttattttttatatttatttatagttcatttatttatacccaatatttatttttataatatacacaTAAAATTCATTTACAGATTTATTGTTACATATTTAAATCTATATCGTTTTGTCAATATTTTAACATAGTCTAAGATGTTTATGTGTTTTTAACGTTCATTCagtattattaataaacttaCGATTATTAAGAGTTGTGTAATTgatttaatattgcataaaatcattttatttgataTAATTATAACTATCCAAGTATATTAAATGATGACTTAAAAGATTAATACGACCCACGGACCGCCAGCAGACCATATGGACCGCTGGACTAATGTTGGCTGGGATCATGTCGATTCACATATCCATCTGGCAGCTATCAAATTCCTGTTTAAGCATTTATAAGCCATTTGATTAAGGATTTaaatatatctgtattttaaagtcttttaaaaaGTGTCTAAAAGGACGATATCAACAGTTACTTTCACTTTCATTAATGACGACAGTAGCACGTAATGGGTTGCCAGATCCCGGTTCTGCACATCACAGATAGCACTCTTTCATTAAAGACGTCTGATGTGCGTGTTAATATGCAAGACATAGCCTATTTATTGTTCATCCAGAATATATTTCATACACTGAAAATTTCCAGCCATTTCAGCTAAAACGTTAAACTTTCACCTGTTGAAGGAGTCAAGGAAAAAAAAGATATATGTTCTTTAAATTAGTATTATTGGACATAAAAATGaccaaacatttttttacatCACTGCTTGTATAATCGATGTTAATAACTGAAAATGCATCAacatatgggtacgaaattcgattttatatacaacatttctatgtgTTTGTGATTTTGGAGAAGGGTGTACGAATGGGACTTTTaatttgctctggtgatgtgacgccATAAAGACGCGCCCCGCTcttcatctgttgtgattcatctgaagaaaggtttgtagttttctgtttttaaataatgcCAACTGTTagatcaattaaagcgtttttacacgatatacaaaataaatgcagtattctTGAATGTAATGgtgtaatgttttatttagtgttagttaaataaagcattagcctttagtaacagagaaggtgcgtctcagttctctctctctatcatgaatcaatcgtgtgatgataagaagtgatgagagaaactgagaatccgaatcatttgaatcaaatcatttgtgaaatgattcagtgattcgattcagcggcacgcagactacaaacgacaacaacaaacacaaacgagcgaatcacaaccgagaatgatttcatgagagtgtaatatattagatatgatgtataaataattacatactaaatgtaaattaaaaatagcCTACCTAAATGTAAACGgctgtgtaatttgtatatatttataatctaGTAATAAGTCTATTAACTCCCACTTTGACTGTCTAAATCTTAGATTtagtttgctatttttttttctttctattaattattctcatcttaaacaggacaaagtgttcaaacacagaaaaactcctgaagaatcaacagagatccatgtgacacttttataaagatggcgtttattaaagaggagagtgacgacctgaagattgaagaaacattaatcaaacatgaagatactgaggaacaaacaaagatggagtttattaaagaggagagtgaagacatgaagattgaagaaacattcagagtcaagcatgaagatactgaggaacaaacaggttgtttttttattctcaaagctgaaatgaattgtatttgtgaataatgtcacacaagtgtaaaaatgttttgacatttgacagaagtgttgagatcacatgacaaatactaacacaGCCTTCGAGTGCAGCTGAGAATATCCTGCTTTCACACTGGCCATATGTTATTATAGCATCATgtatttaagttgtaacaataatatggaattagcccAAACAATATTTGAAAGTtagtttatttttgtaaaattaaacccaatatctgcttctaatattaaaaacatttgatttctagcactttaagcaaaccttgaaatgtgagtaatcatatttggctactgcatgctgtctacatttgttaatttaaaggtatttggtaagcaaataaaacagccagtggaTACTAAAGCTACATCTTAATTAATTCCCATACAACTGAAaagtatttgttttaaatttttcTCTGTCCACACTAGTGTTgtcaagcattttccaaaagtttctcatccacactgaaatgtcagaaaatgttaAATTCGCCTTTCTGCGAATGCGTAAAAActcataaaagctcactgagactGTACAAATGGAACCGATTATACATTTTCCTGCAATTCTTCTAGTAAGATCATATATTTTTACtaaaatatctatttttggtTGTTATTTTTAGAACAAGACCATGTATGCCGATTTAGCACGTTTTACGCCGGATGCCCTTCCTGCCGCAACCCAGCCCTGAGAGTGCATTAACTCATGCAATCCCAGTGCTGGGACACACTCACTCAGTCAGGAAAGAAGATAGaacaaaatatatcaaataaataaataaagagaggaattaaagaaaataattcaaattataTTAATACAATCAGGTGAATAAATTAATGACCACTGATCAggagcatcagagtggagcaTAGTTATAAAGAGCAAGTGAATGATATAAACTGTGAGGTGATGGAAGGGGTATGTAAACAAAATGCTGTGCTTTGGCATTTGATTAACTGTACCccacatttttaaaaagtgacgTAAAAAATAAGCAAGTACTTCTGACCAGCCAAATTTACTTTCAGTATAAAAACCCTTAATTGTGAGTAAACTGTCAAATGACATCAAGTTAACTAATATTTCGTGGCCGTTTCTGATTTTTCAGTACTGTGACTTGCCGTTTCAGATTTTTGCCAAttcagataataaaaaaaaaaaaaaaacctgtaatcAAAGCATTTACAAAATTTTCTTcagttagaaataaaatataactgaCAAAAATGAATTTTGTTTTGGaagaattttttaaacattaattacaggatcgtCTCACAACAATAACTGTAATAACAAAAAGACCACTGTGTCTTtaaacaggtagaaataacaatgctagtactaaatgctattacttgagcattaatggcacatttttctttataaagagaagcatttctgccttgtcaccagttaatccagcggtatTACACTTCGGAGcgttcattcacatatttgcgctatacACCAatgcatacagcgtcttcacacacagatgaaaattcacgtctcgcacgctttaatgaccttcaaatggaacatatacgctTGCTGTAAACTattacgccggtttcacactgcatgcgtaagcagcgcgtatttttttcggcgcccatgttaacgaATGAGAGCATTCACACCGCCTAAGTTAGCCtattgttcaaaacaatcacgttAGCAAAGTTTGTgctattttctgcttgttttgataaatacaagaataaataaatatgtgctactgtcattaaaatgttaatataaaacatttttaaatacagaaaaaaatcatttttaaaagtgaagattctgaaagtattGAATTAGAtcctataataatttaatatagatttacatttACGTTTCATTATAAACGTGGTGATTATCTCGAAGTTGGACAATcaccataaaaaaatatgatatataccatatgaatctaaccatgtcatgTCAAAAAATGTCAAAGTCAGTCATCTATTACTTATCTTGTAATttattgtgcctttagccccaacgGCAGGGGCGATTTGTACCACAAATACCATACTTTTTACACATTCTTTTCGTTATTGATAAGCTGTTTCTTTAATTTTAAACCaaactggtaatcattaagacctttgtctaaaaatgtattcaatattttagcgtttctcatttgctacttaaatctacaataAATCTCCATATCACAATTCAATACACATAACAGACAGTTGTCGGAGAACTGCGCTGCTTCTGCTCTGCTTACGTGCCGTGCACGCGCTGCTTACGTCCTGcatacgcgtgcagtgtgaaaccggcgttagaTTGAAGTGAGCATATACAGTATGTTTAATTTGaagctgtgtgtgaagacgctgtatgcggtgacgtatcgcaaatatgtgaatgaatgttctgaAGTGTAGTAAACTTCAACtgatttcccctgctcagggagtaggtaGCAATGTACACTAttcagggaccatgtcaatcggaacagttcattcacggagctcacttctaatgagttggttatctgaatcaggtgtgttagctAAGAGAGATGCATATTCAGCTGAGTGATGGTGTTTTAAGTGTCTTGTTAGGTTTGTTGTTCCGAACGTTTTTGTGGTTGTTCCCCCCACATAGTATTTTGACTACGGTCAcgatccgggccgatcatgcAAAAAATTGGCCGATTTCGCTCACTAGCCAGTCAATTGGTGCATCTCTACTCTATACTTGTGTTTGATAAGATGGCTTCATTTACATAAGCACAGTGCTAACAGTCAGATATTCAAgacttagttcacccaaaaacgaaaatcaAAAATACGGTGACCCATACTCAAAattggtgctctgcatttaacccatccaagtgcatacacacagcagtgagaagtgaacacacaCAATTAGGGGTCCGGTGCCTTATTTaagggcacctcagtcatggtatcgAAGGTAGAAAGAGCACTGTTCATTCaaaatccccaccttcaattcctgctggTGCGAGAATCAAACCAgcgaccttcgggttacaagcccGACTCTCTAACCGttagtcaggtgtgttaaataagagacatGCAAAACATGTAGAGCAGGGGATTAACTTGTATTGGTCTCTTTCTGCTTTAGACCTGATGCTGCTGAAAGAGGAAAGCGAAGAACTAAATGAAATAGAAGACAAATATCAGTACAAGAAACATGATTTCACTGGAGAAAATTTGTTTAGTTGCTCACAAACTGAAGAGACTACACAAAAGACAGCTCAAAAGGAAGGATCTAGAAGtaatttcatctgccaacagtgtggaaaaatgtTCACTAAAAAAGAAAGCCTTGAAATCCAtttaagagttcacactggagagaagccttacacctgccatcagtgtggaaagagtttctctcaACAGAGAAACCTCAAAGCCCACATGAGCGCTCACACTGGAAGGAGAGATTTTAGCTGCCAACAATGTGCAAAACGTTTCACAAGAAGAGGAACTCTTAATAGGCACaacagaattcacactggagagaaaccttacacctgctctcaatgtggactaagtttcactcaaaatggaacccttaacaggcacatgagaattcacaccggagaaaagccttacacctgcaaactgtgtggaaatagTTACAATCAAAAAGGAGCCCTTATAACCCACATGAGAATCCATAACGGAgacaagccttacacctgccaacagtgtgcaAAGAGTTTCTCCCTAAAGAGAAATCTTGAagcccacatgaaaattcacactggagagaagccttacacctgccttCAATGTGGACTAAGTTTCACTcagaaaggaagccttaacagacatgagaattcacactggagaaaagccttacacctgcaaactgtaGAAATAGTTTCAATCAAAAAGGAGCCCTTATAACCCACATGAGAatccatactggagagaagccttacacctgcaaactgtggaAAAAGTTGACACATACTCAAAATTGAACTCATCcaagggcacctcagtcatggtattgaaagTGTAGAGAGTGCTGTTcgttcacaatccccaccttcaattcctgccggagCGGGAATCGAACCAACGACCTTcaggttacaagcccaactctcttACCATCTTAGGCCATGACTGCCTCATTAGAATTCACACAAGATAGaagccttaaagggttagttcacccaaaaacgaagaCCTTCGTTCTTTATTCTACATTTTCATCTCTACTGTGTCACTTGTGGATGCAAGTTGATGAGAGTCCCACGATGCACGTGGCAGCACCAGCACTGACCCAGATCCAGCATTATGATGAGGAACATGTTACATGTGGAGAGACTCATGCTGTATAAAAGCTATTGAAATCTAATGATTTGCGTCAGTGGCACCACACGAATGTGTCTGAGTATACTTGTGAACGTGTATCGACAAGTGATGCATTAGAGACGAAAATGtggaataaagtctttattttagttttatttgcacagaaaaaaatacttaatGCATCGGGAAAGCTTCTCGAGTCGGGATTTGAACACAGGATGCCCGGAGCGCAACAGGCTATCGGCACCGACAAGAGTTATGCTTTTTATGGTTGGTTTTTGGGCAGTATTGGAATGAATGTAGTAGTGAATGTAGTATTTGTTTTCCTAATGTTGTGTTAAATGTTCTAtgactgtatgtttgttcagtaggccctatgaaatcagttttatttttttggttatttttatttttgttattttcatttttatggttaaataaaattgtatcaataaaaaaaattatgtctaattaattaaaatcatgaaaatcTATACAATTTAACGTTAATTTATTaaaggtttaacaaaaattacatgttTAGAACCCTATGAAATGTTGTACTTTTTTCTTACCTTATTTTCTATTGTTACCAAATTTTTACTTGGTTAATTAAATAATTCTAATTCTTTGAATGCATACAAATGGCTTTCATTTACTCTTACAAtaggtttgttttgtttgtttttttcctcagaaattctgcattgtgtatttacatttttctatttatcaaataaaggcataaaattaattaatcatttaattaattaaatttggcAAGTAATGGGGATTTAGTATTCAAATTAAAACCTGAAAGAAATATTGTGACTGTGCCTAAGTTTTATTAATTTGTCAATGGTAGTAGTATTAGtataatgtacattttaaatattagtaatatacagtatgtcacaaaaatgAGTACACACCTCACATTTCAGccaccattttagtatatcttctcaagggacaatactatagaaattaatatttattatattttagagtagtctatgcacagcttgtatagcagtatagcaGATTGAAAATTAACATACAaccattattgttaaaatagctggcaagtgagtacaccttaagtaaacttgtccaaagtgtcaatattttgtgttagcaccattgttatatggcagtgccttaatcatcctgggcgtggaattgaccagagctgctggacattagacatttacatttacatttaggcaTTTGGCAGACATATGGTGCTTGTCCACTttctgcttgaggatgcccctCAGCTGCTTagtagggttcaggtctggagacatacttggccaccccatcaccccagaccatgatgcacCACCactatgcttgactgtaggcaagacacaattttcttggtactcctcaccaggtcatcgccacacatgctggacaccatctgagccaaacaagttcatCTTAGTCTCATCAGAAAACAGGACATGGTTCTTGCAAtttatgctcttggacaggttgtcttcaacAAACtctttgtgggctttcttgtgagccagcttcagatgaggcttccttctgggacgacgacTATGTATATTgtgtgagcactgacaagctgactttctacttctgcaacctttaatgcaatgctggcagcactcatgcatctgtttttt
Above is a genomic segment from Garra rufa chromosome 2, GarRuf1.0, whole genome shotgun sequence containing:
- the LOC141326081 gene encoding uncharacterized protein is translated as MAFIKEESDDLKIEETLIKHEDTEEQTKMEFIKEESEDMKIEETFRVKHEDTEEQTDLMLLKEESEELNEIEDKYQYKKHDFTGENLFSCSQTEETTQKTAQKEGSRSNFICQQCGKMFTKKESLEIHLRVHTGEKPYTCHQCGKSFSQQRNLKAHMSAHTGRRDFSCQQCAKRFTRRGTLNRHNRIHTGEKPYTCSQCGLSFTQNGTLNRHMRIHTGEKPYTCKLCGNSYNQKGALITHMRIHNGDKPYTCQQCAKSFSLKRNLEAHMKIHTGEKPYTCLQCGLSFTQKGSLNRHENSHWRKALHLQTVEIVSIKKDVCKVSLFKPAHVQARLKFAKDHLYDPGRGMGEGHVCGMSFSDSDHLKNHVTSHTGEKPFMCSHCGKTSSNKTNLNLHMRIHTGEKDYICPYCGKTFRFRGNLRAHMRVHSEEKPFTCLSCGKSFTLKGNLTAHMRLHTGDRPSAT